ATGAAAACACATCTTGCACAAATATCCACTAGATTCAAACTGGAAAGTTAGGACTATAGGTAATTTTAGAcctgtaaaatgttttcattattaaatCTGCTAATGATGCTGCGTATAGTCAAGTGTATTCCCCTTTATTCGCGTAAATTACCAACTTTATCATAAATCATAGTTGGACTGGTTGCTGTGTGGATCCGGAGCCAAACACCACTTTGATTTCGCAGCTTAATTCCCCCTTAGCACAAGATGAAGAGGTAGCTGGTGGGGAGCGCTTTTGAGGTTCTGAGGAACGAAAGCTAAACAGATCCACAAGATGTTTGGCCGCgccctttttcattttataaacgTTATCCACGGCATCTTTAACACTCTCTAAAGTTACCGATGCGATTTTGAGCGTAGATCCAGCATTGGAGACAACCTTATAAAACTTATTCTTCGCCACATCCGAAAGCTGTTGAAATTCGGCGACTTGAAAAGCTGTTTTAAAAGTGGTCCCGTACTAATTACTACCAAACAACAATTATATTCGTCAAATTACTGACcactaaaaataattaagacTTGCAGAACAGTTATCCACTTGAGCCAGGCCATCATTTAGTTATGGCGGATAACACCGATTCTTGAAATCTTCGACGTGtgttaatttgattatttaaaaaatagcaGTGACAAAAGGATGACACAGTTGATTATAAACATTAGTACACAAAGCGGAATATCGCAATTTTCGCTTGTGATTACAAATTGctaatttgtttgcattccGAAGGAAAAATGCAATTCTTACTGAATAAGCAAAGTTTTAAATAGAGCATTGATTtaaataatgatgatgatgaataAGATCTAAAGGCTTATAGAAAACAAGGAAAgaagtaaatgaaaaatataagtatgtatggtatttaaaattttcacGAATACTGTTGGCGACAAAAGTTTTGagtataaatacataataccTATTTGAATTTAGCGCCCGAATTACGCATTTTGCAGCACTGACCATTGACTGCGCAAGCGAGTTTTACAGCACTGGCCCACATACCAGGGATGCTTCGCACCCAAGTTCGGCAATTGAACTAAACTACAGAGTTTAGCTATTCTAGCGAAACTAAAGATAATTTAATCCATTTCCATTGATAAAACAACTCCAGAATGCACTGCGCATTGGAAAAGTGAACTCATTTTCCGCTTGCGAGCTTATCGCACcactaacacacacatacacacaaacacactgaCTCTctgcgctctctctctccgcAATCGCAAtgaattgttgttggccgcAGTGCTTGTTTTGCTTATATTAGCATGTGTGGAGTGCAAACCAAGAATCAGTAGTCGCCGCGGTTTCGACGTGTCAGTTTGCAGTACAATTACGATTGATTAATCGCGCCAAATCGCGGAGCCAAAGTAGTACTTAGCAGGTAGCAAGAGGAAGCACATCAGCGAGTCCAtcgacaacaataacaaaatatggCGGATAAAGTAAATGTGTGCATTGTGGGCTCCGGCAACTGGTGAGTGCATCTAATTAGCCATCGCCATATGCACTTACATAATGACCATCCAATCCAATTCACACCCAACACCAACACTCGAATCTAAACCTTGCGCCCTTGCAGGGGTTCGGCCATAGCGAAAATCGTGGGCGCCAATGCCGCCGCCCTGCCGGAGTTCGAGGAGCGGGTGACCATGTTCGTCTACGAGGAGCTCATCGATGGCAAGAAGCTGACGGAGATTATCAACGAGACGCACGAGAACGTGAAGTACCTGAAAGGACACAAGCTGCCCCCGAATGTGGTGAGTGTTGGTAGCAGCTTGCTGGTTGCCAATCAATGTGGCTTATGTAACGCCGGAGCGAGTTGTTAACAAACAGCCGTGCGCCTGCTTACATAAAGGCTGCAAATACCTTGATCTTGGCCGTGCAGCCCCAAATTATCTAATCGGTCGAATCCGCGTCTATTTTTACACCGCGCTCGCTCTCTGCGCTCCTCTCTATTGCGACTCTCTTGTTGCACCTTAGCTGCACTTTCAGGGCCAGCATCGCGCTCTCCGCTCTCCCGAAAGAGCGAGTCCGCCCCAGTGCCTTTGACGTAGGTCAAGGCCGGTGGGCGTGCAACGGGCCACCCCCTCGCAGGGCCGCCCAGAATGCGTCAACATTCTATTAGCCGATAATTGGACAGGCGATAAGCAGGCGATCCACTCGAAACGGGTGCGTTGCTACAcatgtacatgtgtacatgCTCCAAAGGCACTCCAACTGTTCTGTTCGTCGATTATCGATAAGCCCAACTGGATGGGGTCGGGTGATAAAGTCCATCCATAAAGGAGAGTCGGCAGTTCATCCACGACAAAGTTAGCCCTGTACCCGGCTCGATTGGCCAGCATGCTTTGGAAAAAAACCTAGCCACACAGACAGACCCACAATCATGCGTTGGCGGCATGGATTGATAAACGTGAAAAACAGAATCCAAACAAAATGTGGGCGACACTTTCCCATGCCCCAGCATTTGTTTGCCTATATAATTTACACACATACGGGTATAAACTCGAACATTTTGGCAGACTTTCAGCGACTTTCGGCGTCTGTAGGAGAGGGGGGAATCAAAACAACAgaatagccaaaaaaaaaaagataaatgaGGCTGATATTCTATATGCAATGATCGCCACCAATGTCAGATAtgcaaaaagtatgcaaaaggCAATGAAAATGTGTCAGCTAATGAGTTTGATGCAACACAgaaacaatgaaaatattttgaaattttgtttatttgcctgTATAGAATTACTGTTTGTTCATATGACGTACTGTAGAGCAAAATACGTGCCGAACACCTTAGGAGTCTCTATTTCTTGAATTATTGATTGGCAGCTGGTGTTTCTAGTTAAATTTACtttttcctgttttctttTATCATAGTTTATTAAGTTACTACAAAATCTATAAGAATTAGTTAAATGTCAGTGCTCCGCaaagttcattaaaatgcaaGTAGCGCAACATcacataaaaacataatttgcCTTAACCTTTTAAAATTTCCATATGCTTGCCATTTCGGTCTTTTTTTTAACTCATAATCACTATCGTCAGGcatagaaaaaaacaaaaacattagCAATATGAACTCATTTCGAATGCGACAAACAGGTTGGCTAGCCAGCATGGCGATATGGAGAAACCATACTATGTACAAAGTCACCCATATCAAGCTCATGCGATCTGGTCAGTCAGCCCGAGATTTGAGTTGTCTAGACAGCTGAGGAACGAGCCTCCAAAAGTTGGAGTGGAACACGTGCTGGGAAAATGATTTCCGCGATCCGTCTGCAGTTCCCTTCATTCAACCTTCAGCTTCGCTTATCGgagttttatatatttgtttttctttttgtcgTTATCACAGTAATTAGGAAAGTTTACTTTGTGCCCCTATTCCACAGGTTGCCGTGCCCGACCTCGTTGAGGCCGCCAAGAACGCCGACATCCTGATCTTCGTGGTGCCCCACCAGTTCATTCCCAACTTCTGCAAACAGCTCCTGGGCAAGATCAAGCCGAACGCCATCGCTATCTCCCTGATCAAGGGCTTCGACAAGGCCGAGGGCGGCGGCATCGATCTGATCTCGCATATAATCACGCGTCACCTGAAGGCAAGTCAGCGTCGCAAAGGTGACACCGCCAGAATATCTAATCCACTTGTGACTTTCCATCGCAGATCCCATGCGCCGTGCTGATGGGCGCCAACCTGGCCAACGAGGTGGCTGAGGGAAACTTCTGCGAAACGACAATCGGCTGCACGGACAAGAAGTATGGCAAGGTGCTGCGCGATCTCTTCCAAGCGAACCACTTCCGCGTGGTGGTCGTGGACGACGCCGACGCCGTGGAGGTCTGCGGAGCCCTCAAGAACATCGTGGCCTGCGGCGCTGGCTTTGTTGATGGCCTGAAGCTGGGCGACAACACCAAAGCCGCTGTCATCCGACTGGGCCTCATGGAGATGATTCGCTTCGTGGACGTCTTCTACCCCGGCAGCAAGCTGTCCACCTTCTTCGAGAGCTGTGGCGTGGCCGATCTGATCACGACGTGTTACGGTGAGTAACATTTGGGTTTGGTGCTCGGTTAAATTGAGAAGGTTATCGGGAACAGGCAAACAACGAATTTGATAAAACAACAACCTGCTAGTCAAATGCTATCATTATTTTTAGGCAAAACAACTCTATCAGTGACTCACATTTAACAGTTTTTACAAATTGCTTAAGTAGTCTACATTAATTGCTCTGTAATAAATTAGTTCTGTTTATGACTGTAAGGTTGTTATTTCCAGTTGCTTGTTTCATGCATCAGTACA
This genomic stretch from Drosophila teissieri strain GT53w chromosome 2L, Prin_Dtei_1.1, whole genome shotgun sequence harbors:
- the LOC122615303 gene encoding uncharacterized protein LOC122615303; its protein translation is MMAWLKWITVLQVLIIFSAFQVAEFQQLSDVAKNKFYKVVSNAGSTLKIASVTLESVKDAVDNVYKMKKGAAKHLVDLFSFRSSEPQKRSPPATSSSCAKGELSCEIKVVFGSGSTQQPVQL
- the LOC122615288 gene encoding glycerol-3-phosphate dehydrogenase [NAD(+)], cytoplasmic isoform X1 — protein: MADKVNVCIVGSGNWGSAIAKIVGANAAALPEFEERVTMFVYEELIDGKKLTEIINETHENVKYLKGHKLPPNVVAVPDLVEAAKNADILIFVVPHQFIPNFCKQLLGKIKPNAIAISLIKGFDKAEGGGIDLISHIITRHLKIPCAVLMGANLANEVAEGNFCETTIGCTDKKYGKVLRDLFQANHFRVVVVDDADAVEVCGALKNIVACGAGFVDGLKLGDNTKAAVIRLGLMEMIRFVDVFYPGSKLSTFFESCGVADLITTCYGGRNRRVSEAFVTSGKTIEELEKEMLNGQKLQGPPTAEEVNYMLKNKGLEDKFPLFTAIHKICTNQLKPNDLIDCIRNHPEHMDTSIMPSPKL
- the LOC122615288 gene encoding glycerol-3-phosphate dehydrogenase [NAD(+)], cytoplasmic isoform X2, yielding MADKVNVCIVGSGNWGSAIAKIVGANAAALPEFEERVTMFVYEELIDGKKLTEIINETHENVKYLKGHKLPPNVVAVPDLVEAAKNADILIFVVPHQFIPNFCKQLLGKIKPNAIAISLIKGFDKAEGGGIDLISHIITRHLKIPCAVLMGANLANEVAEGNFCETTIGCTDKKYGKVLRDLFQANHFRVVVVDDADAVEVCGALKNIVACGAGFVDGLKLGDNTKAAVIRLGLMEMIRFVDVFYPGSKLSTFFESCGVADLITTCYGGRNRRVSEAFVTSGKTIEELEKEMLNGQKLQGPPTAEEVNYMLKNKGLEDKFPLFTAIHKICTNQLKPNDLIDCIRNHPEHMQNL